A window of the Mus pahari chromosome 1, PAHARI_EIJ_v1.1, whole genome shotgun sequence genome harbors these coding sequences:
- the LOC110324164 gene encoding olfactory receptor 5B3-like yields the protein MKNSTEVTHFVLLGLTNDPGLQLPLFLIFLFIYTITLVGNLGMILLIVLDSHLHTPMYFFLCNLCLVDFCYSSAVTPTVMTGLLVGAKVISYNGCAAQMFFFAGFATVESYLLASMAYDRYAAVCKPLHYATTMTSGVCACLSIGSYACGFLNASIHIGDTFSLSFCRSNVVHHFFCDVPAVMVLSCSDRHVSELVLVYVVSFNILFALSVIWISYTFIFITIFKMKSTAGYRKAISTCASHFTAVSIFYGTIIFMYLQPSSSHSMDTDKIASVFYTMIIPMLNPLVYGLRNKEVKSAFTKTFQVAK from the coding sequence ATGAAGAACAGCACAGAAGTGACACACTTTGTCCTGTTGGGACTCACCAACGACCCAGGACTACAGCTTCCCCTCTTCTTGATATTTCTTTTCATCTACACCATCACCCTTGTGGGAAATCTGGGGATGATCTTGCTGATTGTCCTGGACTCTcatctccacacacccatgtacttttttctgTGTAATCTGTGCTTGGTGGATTTTTGTTACTCTTCAGCAGTCACACCCACAGTAATGACTGGGCTCCTAGTAGGAGCCAAGGTCATTTCCTATAATGGTTGTGCTGCTCAGAtgttcttttttgctggctttgCTACTGTGGAAAGTTACCTGCTTGCCTcaatggcctatgatcgctatgcAGCAGTGTGTAAGCCCTTGCACTATGCCACCACTATGACTTcaggtgtgtgtgcttgtctttCTATAGGTTCCTATGCTTGTGGTTTTCTGAATGCGTCCATCCACATTGGGGACACGTTTAGTCTTTCCTTTTGTAGGTCTAATGTTGTCCATCACTTTTTCTGTGATGTTCCAGCAGTCATGGTTCTCTCTTGCTCTGATAGACATGTTAGTGAGCTGGTTCTTGTTTATGTAGTGAGCTTCAATATCCTTTTTGCCCTCTCAGTTATCTGGATAtcctacacatttatttttatcacaatctttaaaatgaaatcaacTGCTGGATATCGAAAGGCTATATCCACTTGTGCCTCTCACTTCACTGCAGTGTCCATTTTCTATGGGACAATCATATTCATGTACTTGCAGCCCAGCTCCAGTCATTCTATGGACACAGACAAAATCGCATCTGTGTTCTACACCATGATCATCCCTATGCTGAATCCTCTGGTCTATGGCCTAAGGAACAAGGAAGTTAAGAGTGCATTCACAAAAACTTTTCAAGTGGCAAAATAG